The following proteins are encoded in a genomic region of Planococcus lenghuensis:
- a CDS encoding YjiH family protein encodes MKTHSASTWALFLIPSILGILLFMVPLQTAEGVQVVVAILASWLAEYIAPYVSWIVTGLLIIAAVGSLVFVAKRPPAADEETTFIEKLFNVHWFWTIVRVLGAVFALMVMLQVGPEAVWSDVTGGLLLSAEGLLSFLFTIFLFAGLLLPLLMNFGLLEFFGTMMVKIMRPLFRLPGRSSIDALASWVGDGTIGVLLTSQQYEQNRYTKQEAAIIGTTFSVVSITFAIVVISEVGLSEYFLPYYGTVILAGVVLALIMPRIYPLAQKETTFADGTPQESQHEDVPKGYSSASHGLELALEKADRNRSAGKFFTDGFKNVLDMWIGVAPVVMAFGTIALILAEFTPFFAILGAPFEPLLTLLGIPEAEEAAQLMVIGFADMFLPAILGAGLESEMTRFIVATMSVTQLIYMSEVGGLLLGSKIPVNILDLVVIFLLRTLIALPIITGVAHLLF; translated from the coding sequence ATGAAAACGCATTCAGCATCAACGTGGGCATTGTTCCTGATTCCGTCCATACTCGGAATTCTGCTGTTCATGGTGCCGCTCCAGACAGCGGAAGGTGTTCAGGTCGTGGTCGCGATTCTTGCAAGCTGGCTTGCAGAATATATTGCACCGTATGTATCGTGGATCGTAACCGGGCTGCTCATCATCGCAGCGGTGGGATCGCTGGTTTTTGTAGCGAAACGGCCACCTGCAGCAGACGAAGAGACAACGTTTATCGAAAAATTATTCAATGTTCATTGGTTCTGGACAATCGTCCGTGTTCTCGGTGCAGTTTTTGCGCTGATGGTTATGCTCCAGGTGGGACCCGAAGCGGTATGGAGTGACGTAACGGGCGGACTTTTGCTGTCGGCAGAAGGCTTGCTGTCATTCCTGTTCACCATCTTCCTGTTCGCCGGCCTCCTGTTGCCGCTCCTCATGAATTTTGGCCTGCTGGAGTTCTTCGGGACGATGATGGTCAAAATCATGCGGCCGCTGTTCCGGCTGCCGGGCCGTTCTTCCATCGACGCACTGGCCTCTTGGGTCGGTGACGGAACAATCGGTGTCCTGCTGACAAGTCAGCAGTATGAGCAGAACCGCTATACGAAGCAGGAAGCTGCGATCATCGGGACGACTTTCTCAGTCGTATCGATCACGTTCGCCATTGTCGTCATCTCAGAAGTGGGTCTCAGTGAATACTTCCTGCCTTATTACGGCACTGTCATCCTGGCAGGTGTTGTACTGGCACTCATCATGCCGCGGATTTATCCGCTCGCTCAAAAAGAGACGACATTCGCAGACGGCACGCCACAGGAATCTCAGCATGAAGATGTGCCGAAGGGATACAGCTCTGCAAGCCATGGCCTTGAACTGGCTCTTGAAAAAGCGGACCGGAACCGGTCGGCAGGCAAGTTCTTCACCGATGGATTCAAAAACGTGCTCGATATGTGGATCGGCGTTGCCCCGGTTGTCATGGCATTCGGGACAATCGCATTGATTCTTGCAGAATTCACACCGTTCTTTGCGATTCTCGGTGCGCCGTTTGAGCCGCTTCTCACCTTGCTCGGTATTCCCGAAGCAGAAGAAGCCGCCCAGCTCATGGTCATCGGCTTTGCGGATATGTTCCTTCCGGCGATTCTTGGAGCGGGATTGGAATCTGAAATGACCCGCTTCATTGTAGCTACAATGTCGGTCACTCAGTTGATTTACATGTCAGAAGTCGGCGGTTTACTGCTCGGTTCGAAGATTCCGGTCAATATCCTTGATCTGGTTGTCATCTTCCTGCTCCGCACATTGATCGCATTGCCCATCATCACTGGCGTGGCACATTTGCTGTTTTAA
- the bshB2 gene encoding bacillithiol biosynthesis deacetylase BshB2, with product MTIEAERHVLVVFPHPDDEAFGVSGTISSYIEQGTPVTYACLTLGEMGRNLGNPPFATRESLPDIRKQELLASAEAMGLEDLRMMGLRDKTLEFEDDEKMVQLITELIDETNPSLIITFYPNYAVHPDHEATARAVIRAVRRMKDRPKLHCVAFANDTLSGLGKPDIVRDISPVRERKMNSMKAHISQTAWMLEEMEHKLAQGDTETESWLVNERFYTYRWDEDFEESF from the coding sequence ATGACAATAGAAGCAGAACGCCATGTACTGGTTGTATTTCCGCACCCTGATGATGAAGCCTTTGGTGTATCCGGAACGATTTCATCTTATATTGAACAGGGAACACCTGTTACATATGCATGTCTGACACTTGGTGAAATGGGCCGGAATCTCGGCAATCCGCCATTTGCCACCCGGGAATCACTTCCTGACATCCGAAAACAGGAATTGCTGGCTTCCGCAGAAGCCATGGGACTGGAAGATCTGCGGATGATGGGACTTCGGGATAAGACACTTGAGTTTGAAGATGACGAAAAAATGGTGCAGCTCATCACAGAATTGATCGATGAAACGAACCCTTCCCTCATCATCACATTCTATCCGAATTATGCCGTGCATCCCGATCACGAAGCGACCGCACGAGCCGTCATCCGCGCTGTCCGCCGCATGAAGGACCGCCCGAAACTGCATTGTGTGGCGTTTGCCAATGATACGCTGTCCGGCCTCGGCAAGCCCGATATCGTCCGGGATATCTCGCCCGTCCGCGAACGGAAAATGAATTCCATGAAAGCCCACATTTCGCAGACGGCCTGGATGCTTGAAGAAATGGAGCATAAACTTGCACAGGGAGATACAGAAACTGAGAGCTGGCTTGTCAATGAACGTTTTTACACGTACCGGTGGGATGAGGACTTTGAAGAATCATTTTAA
- a CDS encoding ABC transporter permease subunit: MKFLLKFLFSLIVILLASGLPVLVGGFAAGELRLEIYFRTIRDVLESLWPVQDIAIMNFRAQQEMPLFPDIFAYISYSLQILTLAIIAAVVTALVFTVLTMMLPDRWREQVKLALYFLESIPDLLVIMLAQLAVIAFFKKTGILVSSIAVLGDDRIYWLPVLCLMILPMIQLYRLSMLTFQEEERQLYVEFARSLGYSKAITVLLHMFRNAMTSVFFQSKKTVWFMLSNLFVLELMFNLPGIILFWQENMTPEVFLVTVLSFFLPVFILYSIGEWYFLRRLYGREIV; this comes from the coding sequence GTGAAATTTTTACTGAAGTTTCTGTTTTCGCTGATCGTTATTTTATTGGCGAGCGGGCTTCCGGTCCTGGTAGGCGGGTTCGCGGCAGGGGAACTGCGGCTCGAAATCTACTTCAGGACAATCCGGGACGTTCTTGAATCACTGTGGCCGGTTCAGGATATCGCCATCATGAACTTTCGGGCGCAGCAGGAGATGCCGCTGTTTCCGGATATTTTCGCGTACATAAGTTACTCGCTGCAAATTCTCACCTTGGCCATCATCGCGGCAGTTGTCACTGCACTCGTATTCACCGTTCTGACGATGATGCTGCCGGACCGATGGCGGGAACAGGTCAAGCTGGCCCTGTATTTCCTGGAGTCCATTCCGGACCTTCTCGTCATCATGCTTGCCCAGCTGGCGGTTATCGCATTTTTCAAGAAAACCGGGATTCTTGTCTCAAGCATTGCCGTACTCGGGGATGACCGCATTTACTGGCTTCCGGTGCTGTGTCTCATGATTCTGCCGATGATCCAGCTATACCGGCTCAGCATGCTGACGTTTCAGGAAGAAGAGCGGCAGCTGTATGTGGAATTCGCGCGTTCCCTCGGCTATTCAAAAGCGATCACCGTGCTGCTGCACATGTTCCGCAATGCCATGACCAGCGTTTTTTTTCAATCGAAAAAAACGGTCTGGTTCATGCTGTCCAATTTATTTGTGCTGGAACTCATGTTCAATTTGCCTGGCATCATTTTGTTCTGGCAGGAGAATATGACGCCAGAAGTATTCCTGGTGACTGTTCTAAGTTTTTTCCTGCCGGTATTCATCCTGTACAGTATCGGTGAATGGTATTTTCTGCGGCGTCTGTATGGAAGGGAGATTGTCTGA
- a CDS encoding YojF family protein — protein MELVEPKKLQTALDAFAGKDVYLHLETTNGAYASHFNEGFFNAGAFIRNVLINFELGKIVGDSPHRVGLKLPYGWVYAQGITHYELDDHGRLLLAGHDASGKLAVALELSETPFAY, from the coding sequence ATGGAACTTGTTGAGCCTAAAAAACTCCAGACGGCACTGGATGCCTTCGCCGGCAAGGATGTCTATCTCCACCTGGAGACAACAAACGGTGCATACGCCAGCCATTTCAATGAAGGCTTTTTTAACGCCGGTGCATTCATCCGCAATGTGCTGATCAATTTTGAATTGGGAAAAATCGTCGGTGACAGTCCGCACCGCGTAGGATTAAAACTGCCGTATGGCTGGGTTTATGCACAAGGCATTACCCATTATGAACTGGATGACCACGGCCGTCTGTTGCTCGCCGGCCATGACGCATCCGGAAAACTCGCGGTGGCGCTGGAACTGAGCGAAACACCGTTCGCTTATTAA